The Scophthalmus maximus strain ysfricsl-2021 chromosome 7, ASM2237912v1, whole genome shotgun sequence genome includes a window with the following:
- the pnp6 gene encoding purine nucleoside phosphorylase 6 isoform X1, translating to MCVVVFCKNTISIYPVRTICSILWVRRICGRTPPSPPPHRPAFAPLRTDVSAHRHHPPIRAQQQQQQQNPPESAARLPGTQQRDAAVQERLNRRLVCRTGPGPPDLNSSTRRAGMDQAATSSSSSSSSSSPRRYTHEEYKETADWLLAHTEQRPKVAIICGSGLGSLADLLEDKTVFPYKDIPRFPTSTVPGHAGQLVFGKLQGRECVCMQGRFHFYEGYDIQTVTFPVRVFFLLGVETLIVTNAAGGLNDAYNEGDIMLIKDHINLPGFAGQNPLCGQNDERFGVRFPCMSDAYDRELRALARQTAEEQGCGGFLQEGVYCMVAGPSYETIAECRLLRTLGADTVGMSTVPEVLVARHCGLRVLGLSLITNMTVTDYDSNQKANHEEVLQTTRNRTQDLERFVSNLIAKI from the exons AtgtgtgtagttgttttttgtaaaaatacaatttctatATATCCCGTGAGGACCATCTGCAGCATTTTGTG GGTCCGGCGAATCTGCGGACGGACACCCCCCAGCCCCCCGCCCCACCGCCCCGCCTTCGCCCCGTTGCGCACTGACGTCAGCGCGCACCGTCACCATCCGCCTATCcgcgcgcagcagcagcagcagcagcagaatccCCCAGAATCAGCCGCTCGACTCCCGGGAACTCAGCAACGAGACGCGGCCGTCCAGGAGCGACTCAACCGGCGTCTGGTCTGCAGAACTGGTCCCGGCCCCCCCGACCTCAACTCGTCCACTCGTCGCGCAGGTATGGACCAAGCggcgacctcctcctcctcctcctcctcctcgtccagtCCGCGCAG atatACTCATGAAGAGTATAAAGAGACTGCGGACTGGCTGCTGGCCCACACAGAGCAGCGTCCTAAAGTGGCCATCATCTGTGGCTCAGGACTGGGCAGTCTGGCCGATCTGCTGGAGGACAAGACCGTCTTCCCTTATAAGGACATCCCACGTTTCCCCACCAGCACTG TGCCAGGTCATGCCGGTCAGCTGGTGTTCGGGAAGCTGCAGGGCCGTGAGTGTGTCTGTATGCAGGGGCGATTCCACTTCTACGAGGGCTACGACATACAAACG GTGACATTCCCGGTGCGAGTCTTCTTCCTGCTGGGTGTGGAAACTCTGATTGTGACGAACGCAGCCGGGGGACTCAACGACGCCTACAACGAGGGAGACATCATGCTCATCAAGGATCACATCAACCTGCCAGGCTTCGCGGGGCAGAACCCGCTCTGTGGCCAGAACGATGAGAG GTTTGGAGTGCGCTTCCCCTGCATGTCGGATGCGTATGACCGCGAGTTGAGGGCTCTGGCCAGGCAAACGGCAGAGGAGCAAGGCTGCGGCGGCTTCCTGCAGGAGGGGGTTTACTGCATGGTGGCTGGACCGTCATACGAGACCATTGCCGAGTGCAGACTTCTGCGTACGCTGGGGGCCGACACCGTGG GTATGAGCACAGTCCCAGAGGTGCTGGTGGCTCGTCACTGTGGCCTGCGCGTCCTGGGTCTGTCCCTCATCACCAACATGACCGTGACAGATTACGACAGCAACCAGAAGGCGAACCACGAGGAGGTGCTGCAGACCACCCGGAACCGAACCCAGGACCTCGAGCGGTTCGTCAGCAACCTCATCGCCAAGATCTAG
- the pnp6 gene encoding purine nucleoside phosphorylase 6 isoform X2, producing MDQAATSSSSSSSSSSPRRYTHEEYKETADWLLAHTEQRPKVAIICGSGLGSLADLLEDKTVFPYKDIPRFPTSTVPGHAGQLVFGKLQGRECVCMQGRFHFYEGYDIQTVTFPVRVFFLLGVETLIVTNAAGGLNDAYNEGDIMLIKDHINLPGFAGQNPLCGQNDERFGVRFPCMSDAYDRELRALARQTAEEQGCGGFLQEGVYCMVAGPSYETIAECRLLRTLGADTVGMSTVPEVLVARHCGLRVLGLSLITNMTVTDYDSNQKANHEEVLQTTRNRTQDLERFVSNLIAKI from the exons ATGGACCAAGCggcgacctcctcctcctcctcctcctcctcgtccagtCCGCGCAG atatACTCATGAAGAGTATAAAGAGACTGCGGACTGGCTGCTGGCCCACACAGAGCAGCGTCCTAAAGTGGCCATCATCTGTGGCTCAGGACTGGGCAGTCTGGCCGATCTGCTGGAGGACAAGACCGTCTTCCCTTATAAGGACATCCCACGTTTCCCCACCAGCACTG TGCCAGGTCATGCCGGTCAGCTGGTGTTCGGGAAGCTGCAGGGCCGTGAGTGTGTCTGTATGCAGGGGCGATTCCACTTCTACGAGGGCTACGACATACAAACG GTGACATTCCCGGTGCGAGTCTTCTTCCTGCTGGGTGTGGAAACTCTGATTGTGACGAACGCAGCCGGGGGACTCAACGACGCCTACAACGAGGGAGACATCATGCTCATCAAGGATCACATCAACCTGCCAGGCTTCGCGGGGCAGAACCCGCTCTGTGGCCAGAACGATGAGAG GTTTGGAGTGCGCTTCCCCTGCATGTCGGATGCGTATGACCGCGAGTTGAGGGCTCTGGCCAGGCAAACGGCAGAGGAGCAAGGCTGCGGCGGCTTCCTGCAGGAGGGGGTTTACTGCATGGTGGCTGGACCGTCATACGAGACCATTGCCGAGTGCAGACTTCTGCGTACGCTGGGGGCCGACACCGTGG GTATGAGCACAGTCCCAGAGGTGCTGGTGGCTCGTCACTGTGGCCTGCGCGTCCTGGGTCTGTCCCTCATCACCAACATGACCGTGACAGATTACGACAGCAACCAGAAGGCGAACCACGAGGAGGTGCTGCAGACCACCCGGAACCGAACCCAGGACCTCGAGCGGTTCGTCAGCAACCTCATCGCCAAGATCTAG